The genomic DNA GTGTCCATGACGGCCGCGGTCGCGCTCAGCCCCATCCAGTCCGACGCCCTGCGCGAGCTCTGCAACGTGTGCAGCGGCCGCGCGGCGGATGCGCTGTCGCGGCTCATTGGCGAGCGTCCGGTGGAGCTGGGGTTGCCCGACGAGCTGCCCCGTGGCGATGTCGCGAGCCACATCGGCGGCGCGGATGCGAAGGTCGTCGGCGCGCGCGTGGAGCTCGCGGGTCCGTTGCGCGGCGAGCTGTGGCTGGTGCTCGCCGAGTGCGACGCCGCCGAGCTGTCTGGACTTCTCGAAGAGCAAGGCCAGCGCGAGGTGGCGGTCTGGGCGCTCTACGAGACCGCGAACATCGTCGCGTCGGCGTGCTTGAACGCGCTCTACGCGCTCACGCGGCTGACGGTGGTGCCCAGCGTGCCCGAGGTGCTGGTGGGCGAGGCGGCGAAGGTCGTGGCGCGGCTGCCGCGGACGTCCGATGCGCCGGTGATCGTGACCGAGCTCGCGCTCCGCGAGCCGAAGGTGCGCGCGAAGCTGCTCTTCGCGCCGCATGCGGAGAGCGTGGCGCCGCTGCTGAAGGCGATGGGTCTGCGCTGACGCATCGCGTGTGTTAGAAGCCGCGCCGATGGATCCGAAAGCGCTTCGCAGCGTGCTGTCGCGGGTGAAGTCGGGCGAGCTCGCGCTCGACGAGGGCGTTCGCGCGCTCTCCGGCGTGGCCGAGCTGCCCTTCGCCACGCTCGACCTCGATCGGCCGCGGCGCCAGGGCTATCCCGAGGTCGTCTACGGCGCGGGCAAGACCGCCGAGCAGCTCGTGGGAATCGTGGAGCGGCTGTCGCAAGAGCCGTCGCCGGTGCTGGTCACGCGCATCGATGAAGAGCGCGCCGACGCGCTGACCTCCGCGTTTCCCGAGGGCGAGCACCTCGAGATCGCGCGCGCGTTCGTGATCCGCCGCAAGGTCCCGAAGGCCGGCAAGGTGGCCGTGGTCTGCGCGGGCACCAGCGATCTGCCCGTCGCCGAAGAGGCCGCGATCACCGCCGAGCTCCTGGGCGCGCAGGTGACGCGCATCGTCGACGTGGGCGTGGCGGGCATTCACCGCCTGCTGCGCCGCCGCAAGGACATCGCCAGCTGCCACGCGGCCGTGGTCTGCGCGGGCATGGAGGGCGCGCTCCCCACGGCCGTCGGCGGGCTGGTCGGAATTCCCATCGTGGCCGTGCCGACGTCCATCGGCTACGGCGCGAACCTGGGCGGCGTCGCGGCTTTGCTCGGCATGCTCAACAGCTGCGCGCCGAACGTGTCCGTGGTGAACATCGACAACGGTTTCGGCGGCGGCTTCTACGCCGCGCTCATCGCCCGCGCCGCGAGGAACAAGTGAGCGAGCTGCTCTACCTCGAGCCGATTGGCGGCATCGCCGGCGACATGTTCCTCGCCGCCGCGCTGGATCTCGGTGTGGAGCCGCGCGCGCTCGAGGCCGCGCTCGGGCCGCTCGGGCTCGCGGGCTGGCATTTCTCCATCTCGCGCGCCGAGCGGCACGGCATCTCCGGCACGCACCTCGACGTGGTCCTGGATCAGCCCGAGGATCATCCGCACCGGAAGTGGAGCGACATCCGCCAGATGATCGAGCGGAGCGCGCTTTCACCCGGCGTGAAGTCGAAGGCGCTGGCCGCGTTCTCGGCGCTCGCGCGCGCTGAAGCCCACGTGCACGGCGTGGATCTCGAGGAGATCCAGTTCCACGAAGTGGGCGCCGTGGACTCCATCGTCGACATCGTGGGCGCCGCGTGCGCGCTGGAGCTGCTCGGCAATCCCATCGTCCACGCCGCGCCGCCGCCGCTGGGCTCGGGCACGATGCGCTCGGCGCACGGCATGATCCCGATTCCCGGACCGGCCACGCTCGAGCTGCTCAAGGACCGCCCCGTGCGCTTCGAAGGGCTCGGCGAGCTCACCACGCCCACCGGCGCAGCGCTGCTCGCCGCGCTCACCCGCTCGGATCCGCCTCCCGCGCTGATCCCGCGAAAGGTCGGCTTCGGCGTGGGCACCAAGGACTTTCCTGATCGGCCGAACCTGCTCCGCGCCACGCTCGCCAGTCCGGCAGATGCGAAGTCGGCGCTCTGGGTGCTCGAGGCGAACCTCGACGACCAGAGCCCGCAGCTCTTCGCGCGCATCTTCGAGCGGCTGCTGGAGCACGGCGCGCTCGACGTCTGGGCCACCCCGGCCCTGATGAAGAAGGGCCGGCCGGGCCAGCTCCTGGGCGTGCTCACCGAGGGCGGGAAGCGCCCAACGCTGGAGCGAATCCTCTTCGAGGAGTCGACGACGCTCGGCGTGCGCGCGCATCCCGTGGAGCGGCAGGCGCTCTCGCGGCGCTTCGAGACCGTGGACACGGCGTTTGGCCCGATCCGCATCAAGCTGGGCGAGCTCGACGGTCGCCTGCTCAACGCCGCGCCCGAGTACGAGGACGCCCTGGCTCGCGCGCGGGAGAAGAACGCCGCCCTGAAGGACGTCCTCGCCGCGGCCCTGGCCGCCTGGCGCGCCCGCAGCTGACCTGAACAATTCTCTTCACCGGTCGAAGCGGCGGCTTGCGGCGTTTGGTGCCATCGCCAGGGGTGCTACGCTCAAGGGGCCGTGGAGCGCCCCAACACAGATCCGAAGGCGGCAGCCGTCTGGGCTGCTGGCGAGGCCAGCGCCGACGCCGCCCTCGTGGAGCGCCTCACCCGCGCGGGCCTGAACGTCCGCCGCGAGCCGGCCGGCTGCCAGCTCGCGGTGATCGACTTCCGCTCGGACAAGGGCGCGCCGCTCCTCGCCACCCTCCGCGCCGACGCCGCCACCCGCGACATGCTGGTGCTCGGCCTGGTCTCCGACTCGCCCGAGGGCTTCCGCACCGCCCTCGAGGCCGGCGCCGACGCCTTCGTGTGCTGGGAGCGCCTGGAGCTCGAGGCGCCGTTCCGCCTGCAGCTTCTGTTGCGCCGGCACAGCGAGCGCGAGGCCGCCATCCGCCACGAGCGCGACCTGGCCGCGCTCATCGACCTCACCAGCGACTACGCGCGCACGCGGGATGTAACGGAACTGTTACACAAGGTGACGCGCCGCCTGGCCGACGAGCTGGGCATCCTGCGCGCGGCCCTGGTGCTCTTCGACGAGGAGCGCGTGAAGGGCCGCATCCTCGCTGCCAGCGACGAGGCCCGGAGCGACCGCGAGGTGGAGCTCTCGCAGTACCCGGAGCTCCGCGAGGTGGCCAAGACCGGCCAGCCCCTGCTCCTGCCCGATGCGCCCACCCACCCGCTGCTCGACCCGGTGAAGGAGCGGCTCAAGGCCATTGGCGCCATTGCCGCATTGCCGTTGGCGTCGCAGGGGAGGGTGATGGGCGCGCTGCTCCTGCGCACGGGCGAGGCCCGGCGCACGTTCTCGCCGCGGGAGATGGCCTTCGCGACCACCGTTGCGCACGCGACCGCGGTGGCCCTGCGCAACGCGCGCGTGCTCGAGCGCGCCGAGGCCAAGCTCGCGTCGCTCACCCAGTACCAGGGCTTCTTCAAAGCCTTCTTCCACGGCATCGCCGTGCTCGGCGACCACGGCGAGGTGGTGAGCCTCAACCCTGCGGGCGCGCGGCTGCTGGGCGTGGAGGGCGAGGAGGGCGCGGCGGCGATCATCAAGAACCTCTCGCCCGCGGCGAACGAGGCGGTGCAGGAGCTCTTGCACCGCACCCGCGCCGGCGAGGCCCGCCAGGAGATCGACATCCCCGTGGATTTGCCGGGCGACCGCAAGGTCACCCTGGCCATCTCCGCGGCCATGCTCGGCACCGACTCCGGACAGGGGTTGGAGCACGCGGTGATCGTCTGCTTCCGCGACGTCACCCAGGCCCGCGCCATCCAGGCCGAGCTGCGCAAGACCAACGAGTTCATGGAGCGCCTCATCGACCAGGCCTCCGATGCCATCATCGCCGCCGACATGAGGGGCACGGTGATCGTCTTCAACCGCGGCGCCGAGCGCATCTGCGGCTACACCGCCGAGCAGGCCATCGGGACGTTGAACGTCCGCGACCTGTATCCCGCCGGCGTGGCCAAGGAGCTCATGGCCAAGATCCGCTCGAAGGATCACGGCGGCAAGAACAAGCTCGATCCCACGCGCGCGGAGATCGTCTCGCGCGCGGGTGAGCGCGTGCCCGTGAGCATGACCGCCGCGCTCATCACGGAGGAGTTGGGCGGCGTCAGCCGCGACGTGGCCACGGTGGGCATCTTCAGCGACCTCCGCGACCGCATGCGGCTGGAGGCCACGCTCACCCAGACGCAGGAGAAGCTGCAGCAGACCGAGCGCGCCGCCCTCATCGCCGAGCTGGCGGGCACCGCGGCGCACGAGCTGAACCAGCCGCTCACCAGCATCATGGGCTACTCGGAGCTCTTGCGGCGCCGGCTGCCTGCGGGCGATCCCGCGGCGCGGAGCATCGACATCATCTATCGCGAGGCCGAGCGCATGGCGGAGATCGTGCGCAAGATCGGCAAGATCACCCGCTACGAGACGAAGGCGTACGTGGGCGAGTCGCGCATCGTGGATCTGGACCGGGCGGCGGGAGAGGACGACGCATGACGGACTCCGCTTCGCGGTTGAAGGCCGCACCTGCCTTCGCTGGGCACGCCCAGCTCTTCGACGCGCTGCCGCACCCCGTGGCCGCGCTCGACCCCGATCTGCGCGTGGTCTACGCCAACCCCGCCTTCGAGCGGCTCGTCGGTCGGAGCGCGGGCGAGAAGCTGGAGCGGCTCTTCCGGCTCGAGGACTCGATCCTGCCCGTGCGCGAGCAGAAGCTGCGCGCGCGCACCTCGGGGCATCTGCCGGTGGAGCTGGCGCTCGCCCGCGCCGATGGCGGCTGGGCGCTCTCGGTGCAGCCCGCCGCGCGCGACGAGCATGACGAGGCCGTGCAGCGCGTGCTCCTGCAGCTCTCGCGCGAGGTGGTGGCCGCGCGCAGCGAGGACGAGATCGTGGGCGCGCTGGCCCGGGCCATCCGCGCGCTCTTCCCCGGCGCCAGCTACTGCGTGCGCGTGGTGGATCCGCGGACGTACGCGCTCACCTCGCTCTACGCCGAGGGCAAGCTCCGCGACGGCGCCCGGCAGGCGATCGCGCTCAAGCGCTCGGCGGTGGAGAAGCTGAACCTGGAACTGGCGGAGCTGCCTGCGGATCGGGTGGCCGTGCTCGACGAGGTGCCGCTCATCTTCTCGGGGGCCGCGCGCGGGTTCTCGACGCCGCTCGTCGCTTCCGGACAACTCTTCGGTGTGTTCAACGTGGAGTTCCCGCCCGGCGACGGCCGCGACGGCAAGGCCGAAGAGCGCACCATGCTCCGCGCCGCCAACCACGCGGCCGCGGCGCTGCGGAACAGCAAGCTGTTCGAAGAGGTGAGCTACGTCCGGCGCTACCTCGAGTCGCTCATCGAGAACGCCAACGCGCTCATCCTGGTCATCAATCCCGAGGGGCGCGTCATCGTGGCCAACGCCGCCATGCACCGACTGCTCGGGCGCGACCGCGGCACGCTGCTGGGCGCCGAGCTCACCACGCTCGTCTCGCCGGATGATGAGCAGCGCGTGCGCCACCACCTCGTCGACGCCATCCGCGGCGGCACGCCCGCGCCGCTCGAGGCCGCCATGCTCACCGACGCTCGCCCGGTGCATGCGGCGTTCTCCACGGCCGCGGTGCGCTCCCCCGGCGGCGACGTGGAGGGCGTCATCGCCGTCGGTCAGGACCTCACCCAGCTGCGACAGCTCGAGCAGCAGGTGATCCAGGCGGAGAAGCTGGCCTCGCTGGGCCAGCTCGCGGCGGGCGTGGCCCACGAGATCAACAACCCGCTCACCACCATCGCCATCTACGCCGATGCGCTGTTGCAGAAGCACCAGGCGGTGCTCGACCCGTCGCGCGGCGGCGACCAGGACCTCGACAAGATCCGCCGCATCCTCGATGCCAGTGACCGCATCCTGAAGCTCGCGCGCGACCTGACCTCGTACGCGCGGCCCTCGGGCGATCGCGCGGATCCGGTGGAGCTCGGGCCGCTGCTGGAGCAGGCCATCGGCTTCTGCGACCACGTGCTCAAGGAGAGCGAGGTGGAGCTGGTGCGCCACTACGCGCCCGAACTGCCGCGCATCCCCGCGGTGAAGAGCAACCTCATCCAGGTCTTCGTGAACCTGCTCACCAACGCGTGCCACGCCACGGCGTCGGGCGGCCGGGTGGAGGTCGTCACCGAGCGCACCGCCGAAGGGCGGGTGGCCGTGCGCATTCGCGACACCGGCTCGGGCATCGCCGCGGAGAACCTGGCGCACATCTTCGAGCCCTTCTTCACCACCAAGCCCGCGGGGCAGGGCACCGGGCTGGGGCTCTCCATCGTGCAGGGCATCGTGGCCAAGCACGGCGGACAGATTCGCGTCCAGAGTGAGCTGGGCGTGGGCACGGAGTTCGTGGTGGACTTGCCCGCAGTGGAGTCGATCCCGGAGTAGGCTTGCGTCGGGGGGCCGAGAGGCCTCGCGGCTCGAGGAGGAGCGTCGGTGGTCAGCAGCAACCCGGTCACGCCCGAGGGACCCGACGCGCAGGTGGGCAAGTACCGCCTGCTTCGCCGCATCGCCGCGGGCGGCATGGCCGAGGTGTACCTGGCCACCGACGACGGCAAGAGCCTCTGGGCGGTGAAGCTCATCCTTCCGCACCTCGCCGACCAGCCCGAGTTCCTGGGCCTGTTCCTCGACGAGGCCCGGCTGGCGAGCCTCATCAACCACCCCAACGTGGCGCGCGTGCGCGACATGGGCATGGAGAACGGCCGGCTCTTCCTGGCCATGGAGTACGCGCGCGGGCAGCCGCTCTCCTCGCTGCTCAGCGAGCTCAAGGCGAAGAAGACCGCGCTCACCCCGCCGCAGGCCGCGGCCATCCTGGCGCAGGCGGCGGCGGGCCTGAACGCGGCGCACGACGCGAAGGCGCGCGATGGCCAGCCGGCGGATCTCGTCCACCGCGACGTCTCGCCGCAGAACTTGCTGCTCACC from Deltaproteobacteria bacterium includes the following:
- a CDS encoding chemotaxis protein CheC is translated as MTAAVALSPIQSDALRELCNVCSGRAADALSRLIGERPVELGLPDELPRGDVASHIGGADAKVVGARVELAGPLRGELWLVLAECDAAELSGLLEEQGQREVAVWALYETANIVASACLNALYALTRLTVVPSVPEVLVGEAAKVVARLPRTSDAPVIVTELALREPKVRAKLLFAPHAESVAPLLKAMGLR
- the larB gene encoding nickel pincer cofactor biosynthesis protein LarB; its protein translation is MDPKALRSVLSRVKSGELALDEGVRALSGVAELPFATLDLDRPRRQGYPEVVYGAGKTAEQLVGIVERLSQEPSPVLVTRIDEERADALTSAFPEGEHLEIARAFVIRRKVPKAGKVAVVCAGTSDLPVAEEAAITAELLGAQVTRIVDVGVAGIHRLLRRRKDIASCHAAVVCAGMEGALPTAVGGLVGIPIVAVPTSIGYGANLGGVAALLGMLNSCAPNVSVVNIDNGFGGGFYAALIARAARNK
- the larC gene encoding nickel pincer cofactor biosynthesis protein LarC, with the protein product MSELLYLEPIGGIAGDMFLAAALDLGVEPRALEAALGPLGLAGWHFSISRAERHGISGTHLDVVLDQPEDHPHRKWSDIRQMIERSALSPGVKSKALAAFSALARAEAHVHGVDLEEIQFHEVGAVDSIVDIVGAACALELLGNPIVHAAPPPLGSGTMRSAHGMIPIPGPATLELLKDRPVRFEGLGELTTPTGAALLAALTRSDPPPALIPRKVGFGVGTKDFPDRPNLLRATLASPADAKSALWVLEANLDDQSPQLFARIFERLLEHGALDVWATPALMKKGRPGQLLGVLTEGGKRPTLERILFEESTTLGVRAHPVERQALSRRFETVDTAFGPIRIKLGELDGRLLNAAPEYEDALARAREKNAALKDVLAAALAAWRARS
- a CDS encoding PAS domain S-box protein yields the protein MERPNTDPKAAAVWAAGEASADAALVERLTRAGLNVRREPAGCQLAVIDFRSDKGAPLLATLRADAATRDMLVLGLVSDSPEGFRTALEAGADAFVCWERLELEAPFRLQLLLRRHSEREAAIRHERDLAALIDLTSDYARTRDVTELLHKVTRRLADELGILRAALVLFDEERVKGRILAASDEARSDREVELSQYPELREVAKTGQPLLLPDAPTHPLLDPVKERLKAIGAIAALPLASQGRVMGALLLRTGEARRTFSPREMAFATTVAHATAVALRNARVLERAEAKLASLTQYQGFFKAFFHGIAVLGDHGEVVSLNPAGARLLGVEGEEGAAAIIKNLSPAANEAVQELLHRTRAGEARQEIDIPVDLPGDRKVTLAISAAMLGTDSGQGLEHAVIVCFRDVTQARAIQAELRKTNEFMERLIDQASDAIIAADMRGTVIVFNRGAERICGYTAEQAIGTLNVRDLYPAGVAKELMAKIRSKDHGGKNKLDPTRAEIVSRAGERVPVSMTAALITEELGGVSRDVATVGIFSDLRDRMRLEATLTQTQEKLQQTERAALIAELAGTAAHELNQPLTSIMGYSELLRRRLPAGDPAARSIDIIYREAERMAEIVRKIGKITRYETKAYVGESRIVDLDRAAGEDDA
- a CDS encoding PAS domain-containing protein; protein product: MTDSASRLKAAPAFAGHAQLFDALPHPVAALDPDLRVVYANPAFERLVGRSAGEKLERLFRLEDSILPVREQKLRARTSGHLPVELALARADGGWALSVQPAARDEHDEAVQRVLLQLSREVVAARSEDEIVGALARAIRALFPGASYCVRVVDPRTYALTSLYAEGKLRDGARQAIALKRSAVEKLNLELAELPADRVAVLDEVPLIFSGAARGFSTPLVASGQLFGVFNVEFPPGDGRDGKAEERTMLRAANHAAAALRNSKLFEEVSYVRRYLESLIENANALILVINPEGRVIVANAAMHRLLGRDRGTLLGAELTTLVSPDDEQRVRHHLVDAIRGGTPAPLEAAMLTDARPVHAAFSTAAVRSPGGDVEGVIAVGQDLTQLRQLEQQVIQAEKLASLGQLAAGVAHEINNPLTTIAIYADALLQKHQAVLDPSRGGDQDLDKIRRILDASDRILKLARDLTSYARPSGDRADPVELGPLLEQAIGFCDHVLKESEVELVRHYAPELPRIPAVKSNLIQVFVNLLTNACHATASGGRVEVVTERTAEGRVAVRIRDTGSGIAAENLAHIFEPFFTTKPAGQGTGLGLSIVQGIVAKHGGQIRVQSELGVGTEFVVDLPAVESIPE